One segment of Polyangiaceae bacterium DNA contains the following:
- a CDS encoding SDR family oxidoreductase, translating into MRLQGRVVFITGASRGIGRAVALACAREGADIVIAAKTDVETNPRLPGTIHSVASEVEALGRKALPLKLDVRDGEACEAAVAQAIRHFGRLDVLVNNAGALWWADVTGTPLKKFDLVMGVNVRATFALSHAALPQMIEQKWGHIVTMSPPVEANACAHHGAYAVSKFGMTMIALAIAEEAKAHNVTANALWPATAVESYATINFGMGGPEVWRKADILADATLALITKEPSARPGRAWIDEDVLRADGVTDFSKYQCAPGHEPPHIPFSGLPPMTETTDKRK; encoded by the coding sequence ATGCGGCTACAAGGCAGGGTCGTTTTCATCACGGGAGCTTCGCGTGGCATTGGTCGAGCGGTTGCTTTGGCATGCGCGCGCGAAGGGGCGGACATCGTCATCGCAGCCAAAACGGACGTCGAGACAAACCCTCGACTGCCGGGCACGATTCACAGCGTAGCGAGCGAGGTGGAGGCGCTCGGGCGAAAGGCGCTTCCATTGAAGCTCGACGTGCGCGATGGCGAGGCGTGCGAAGCTGCGGTGGCGCAAGCGATTCGGCACTTCGGTCGCCTCGATGTGCTCGTGAACAACGCCGGAGCGCTCTGGTGGGCGGACGTGACGGGCACGCCGCTGAAGAAGTTCGACTTGGTGATGGGCGTGAACGTGCGCGCGACGTTTGCGCTCTCGCACGCTGCGCTGCCGCAGATGATCGAGCAAAAGTGGGGGCACATCGTGACGATGTCGCCGCCGGTCGAAGCCAACGCATGCGCGCATCACGGTGCGTATGCGGTGTCGAAGTTCGGCATGACGATGATTGCGCTCGCGATCGCCGAAGAAGCCAAAGCGCACAACGTCACGGCCAATGCGCTCTGGCCTGCAACGGCGGTCGAAAGCTACGCGACGATCAACTTCGGCATGGGTGGTCCCGAGGTTTGGCGCAAAGCGGACATTCTTGCGGATGCGACGCTCGCGCTCATCACGAAGGAACCGTCCGCTCGGCCGGGTCGTGCGTGGATCGATGAAGATGTCCTCCGCGCGGACGGCGTGACGGATTTTTCCAAGTACCAGTGCGCACCTGGTCACGAGCCTCCACACATCCCGTTCTCGGGCCTTCCTCCGATGACCGAGACGACCGACAAGAGGAAGTGA